From Hyla sarda isolate aHylSar1 chromosome 5, aHylSar1.hap1, whole genome shotgun sequence, a single genomic window includes:
- the CROT gene encoding peroxisomal carnitine O-octanoyltransferase isoform X2 — MPSQLNVNFGGPASYLEHYWPPRMGTQLERGSIATWYTLKYWDLIRREKLAVHKAKNSPLDMSQFRNLFNTCKIPGVTRDKICNYFITESEGRCPTHLIAMCRGRIFTFEAVHNDQIISPPEILRQLSYIQNVCQSGPDGLGLSALTTEERTRWALTREHLISLDPKNLSHLERIQSSLFVVSIDEDCPQGSPEDYSQITNAALAGDPTIRWGDKSYNFLLFRNGVFGSNCDHAPYDAMVLVALCDYIDQNIQACEGRWKGSSFVRELPDPEELVFTVDQKIINDIELAKAQYHTQASDLQLANYAFTSFGKSLVKKKKLHPDTFVQLSLQLAFYKLHGRPGCCYETATTRMFYHGRTETMRPCTMEAVNWCRSMLDPASTKAQRQELMLKAFAKHNKLMNECQHGKGFDRHLLGLLLIAKEQELPVPELYSDMAFTKSGGGGNFVLSTSLVGYTPVHGAVVPMIHDGYGFFYRIRDDRFVVACTAWKSSPETDAEKLCRTVFQNFSDMLELMVSAQL, encoded by the exons ATGCCGTCTCAGCTCAATGTCAACTTTGGCGGCCCTGCCTCTTACCTGGAGCACTACTGGCCCCCTAGAATGGGCACCCAACTTGAGAGAGGGAGCATAGCGACGTGGTACACGCTGAAATACTGGGATCTCATCAGAAG GGAGAAGCTGGCTGTTCACAAAGCTAAGAATTCACCCCTGGATATGTCCCAGTTCAGAAATTTGTTTAACACTTGCAAAATCCCGGGTGTGACCAGAGATAAGATTTGCAACTACTTTATAACTG AGTCAGAAGGCCGCTGTCCCACCCACCTGATCGCCATGTGCCGGGGAAGGATCTTCACCTTTGAAGCTGTTCACAACGACCAGATTATCTCTCCTCCAGAAATATTAAG GCAGCTTTCCTACATCCAGAACGTTTGCCAAAGTGGCCCGGATGGCCTGGGTCTGTCTGCACTAACCACAGAGGAGAGGACGCGCTGGGCTCTG ACTCGTGAACACCTCATAAGCCTCGACCCAAAGAATTTATCCCATCTGGAGCGGATTCAGAGCAGTTTGTTTGTTGTGTCGATTGATGAAGATTGTCCCCAGGGATCGCCTGAAGATTACAGCCAG ATTACAAACGCGGCCTTGGCCGGAGACCCCACTATACGCTGGGGGGACAAATCCTACAACTTCCTCTTATTTCGCAATGGCGTTTTTGGCTCCAATTGTGAC CATGCGCCCTATGACGCCATGGTACTCGTAGCATTATGCGACTACATTGATCAGAACATCCAAGCCTGTGAGGGGCGCTGGAAG GGGTCGTCCTTTGTTCGGGAGCTTCCAGATCCTGAAGAGCTGGTCTTCACTGTGGATCAGAAAATAATAAATGATATCGAATTGGCCAAAGCTCAGTATCACACTCAG GCTTCTGACTTACAGCTGGCCAATTACGCCTTTACGTCTTTTGGGAAGTCGCTTGTGAAGAAGAAGAAGCTTCACCCGGACACGTTCGTCCAGCTTTCCCTCCAGTTGGCATTTTACAAACTTCATGGACG CCCTGGTTGCTGTTATGAAACCGCTACGACTAGAATGTTCTATCACGGTCGCACAGAAACCATGAGGCCTTGCACAATGGAGGCTGTGAACTGGTGCCGGTCCATGCTGGATCCTGCTTCCACT AAAGCCCAACGCCAAGAACTGATGCTCAAGGCTTTTGCGAAGCATAACAAACTGATGAATGAATGCCAACATGGCAAAG GATTTGATCGGCATCTGTTGGGTCTTCTCCTCATTGCAAAAGAGCAAGAACTTCCTGTACCAGAACTGTACAGCGATATGGCATTCACAAAGAG TGGGGGCGGCGGGAACTTTGTCCTTTCCACGAGTCTTGTCGGCTACACACCGGTCCATGGAGCTGTGGTTCCCATGATACACGATGGATATGGCTTCTTCTACCGAATCCGAGATGATAG GTTTGTTGTAGCCTGCACTGCTTGGAAGTCCAGTCCTGAGACCGATGCCGAGAAGCTGTGCCGGACCGTGTTCCAAAACTTCAGCGACATGCTCGAGCTGATGGTTAGCGCTCAGCTGTAG